The genomic segment ACTCCGTCCAGGCGCGGGGGGAAAGGGCGAGTTGGGGGCCGTCGGGGTTCTTGGAGTCGCGTACGTGGAGGGTAGTGGGGCAGGGGGCGATCTCTACGCAGTCGTCTCCCGAACCGCTGCTGTAACTGGATTTGCGCCAATCCGGCGCCACTTCCACGCAGTTGTCACCATCGCCGCTGCTGTAGCTGCTCTTGAACCAGGCCAGTTCGGGGGTGCTCATGCCGCTCCTCGCATTCGCTTCAGCAGGCTCACCGAGTCCTCGAACGTGAGAGCCTGTGCGCGCATCCTGGCATACCGCATCTGGAGAACGCTGACCTCATGCGGATTGGAGATGAATTGGCCGAAGCGCTGTCCCTCGGAGTACGCGCACCACTTATGCTCCGGGGTCTCAAGTAGGCAGATGGGGCCGTGCAGCCCAGCGTGGCTTTCCCTCACCACCGGCATGACCTGAACCTCGATGTTGCGGCGCTCGGCAAGACCAAGAACGTGGTCGATGAGTTCCATGGTGACTTCATGCCCGCCCACGCGACGCAGGAACAAATGTTCCTCAAGGATGAAGCTGTACGCCGTGTTCGGCCGCTCCGTGAGAAGCTGTTGGCGCTCGATACGCGCCTCAAGTTGCGCCTCGACCTGATCGTCCCCCAGCGGTGGAAGTTGATTGACGAATAGCGTCCGTGCGTATGCCCTGGTCTGCAACAAGCCGGGCAGCGACCGGCACTCATACGTCGACAGCGCCACTGCCTCCTTTTCCAGCCGTGCCCACTGGCGGAACCAGGACGCCAACCCCCGTTGCCGCGACAGCTGGTTCGCCGCCAGCCTCAGCGTCCCGAACGCGTCCAGCGCCATCTCGCACTGGTCGACGAAGCGGGGCGGCGGAAAGCGGCGGCCTTGCTCGACGGAGGCGATGAAATGGGCCGAGTAGCCGATTTCGGGGGCCAGGGACTCCTGCGTGTACCCGGCGCGCTTGCGGAAGCTCTTCAGGACGGCACCGAAGGCCTTGAGGCCATCGGTCGGTTCGGGCTCATTACTGCTCGTCGTACTTGACGACATCACGGGTATCCCCTGACGCTCGGCTATCGGTCTGCGCCAACGCGCCCATGCTCACGTTCCGTCACCCGTACTGTCCACCCTTCGCACTCGTACAATTACGCAGCGTACGAGTTTCGTGCCTGGTGTACTCGCCCGCGTACGGCCACCGTTGCCGCCATGTCGACGCAAGCGCGCCCCGCCGCCGCACCCCGCACCTTCGCGCAACGCTTCAGTCCCACGCCTCGGGGCGCCCGCCTCGCAAGGAGGTTGACCAGGTACCACCTGGACGGCTGGGGCATCGCGTACGACACCGAA from the Streptomyces venezuelae genome contains:
- a CDS encoding DUF397 domain-containing protein, with amino-acid sequence MSTPELAWFKSSYSSGDGDNCVEVAPDWRKSSYSSGSGDDCVEIAPCPTTLHVRDSKNPDGPQLALSPRAWTEFVAYASLR
- a CDS encoding helix-turn-helix domain-containing protein, which gives rise to MSSSTTSSNEPEPTDGLKAFGAVLKSFRKRAGYTQESLAPEIGYSAHFIASVEQGRRFPPPRFVDQCEMALDAFGTLRLAANQLSRQRGLASWFRQWARLEKEAVALSTYECRSLPGLLQTRAYARTLFVNQLPPLGDDQVEAQLEARIERQQLLTERPNTAYSFILEEHLFLRRVGGHEVTMELIDHVLGLAERRNIEVQVMPVVRESHAGLHGPICLLETPEHKWCAYSEGQRFGQFISNPHEVSVLQMRYARMRAQALTFEDSVSLLKRMRGAA